From one Catenuloplanes nepalensis genomic stretch:
- a CDS encoding peptide ABC transporter substrate-binding protein: MQVRRFAALAALPVVTSLGLVACGQGGDDASESNPTAIVSIEIAEPQHLIPTNTNETSGSQVLAALFTPLVSYDEANKPVEDAAESISSTDNTAWTIKLKDGYTFHNGEKVTADSYINAWNYGAYAPNGQGNSYFFEKIAGYADLQSTDPDDDGPQTAPTPKANKLSGLAKVDDLTFTVTLTAPYVDFKTMLGYTAFYPLPAAAFASEGVIADGFEEAPIGNGAFKMNGTWQHDAKIEVAVFDAHPGEKPKIAGVEFRIYQQLTAAYADVMSDNLDVLRTIPTENITTAPTDLGDRYATSPASTFQFLAFPTFQEDYSKPEVRKAISMAIDRDAIIKSVFKNSQQSARSFVSPVVGGYREDTCGASCQFNAASAKTAYTAAGGPATIKISYNGDGGHKDWVDATCNQLKTNLGVACTGVAEAKFADLLSKVEKKQDVGMFRMGWVMDYPSMENYLGPIYTTKGSSNYYGYSNPAFDALVTEGTKAADEEAAIAKYQAAEDLLANDMPVIPLRFGQNNFGYSTKVRNVDIDLFQRIDLHKIEAVS; encoded by the coding sequence ATGCAGGTCCGCAGATTCGCGGCCTTGGCCGCTCTCCCCGTCGTCACGTCCCTCGGCCTGGTCGCGTGCGGCCAAGGCGGCGACGATGCGAGCGAGAGCAACCCGACCGCGATCGTCTCGATCGAGATCGCCGAACCTCAGCACCTGATTCCGACCAACACCAACGAGACCTCCGGGTCGCAGGTGCTGGCGGCGTTGTTCACGCCGCTCGTCAGCTACGACGAGGCCAACAAGCCGGTCGAGGACGCGGCCGAGTCGATCAGCTCGACGGACAACACGGCCTGGACGATCAAGCTGAAGGACGGCTACACCTTCCACAACGGCGAGAAGGTCACGGCCGACAGCTACATCAACGCCTGGAACTACGGTGCGTACGCGCCGAACGGCCAGGGCAACTCATACTTCTTCGAGAAGATCGCCGGCTACGCGGACCTGCAGTCGACCGACCCGGACGACGACGGCCCGCAGACCGCGCCGACGCCGAAGGCGAACAAGCTCTCCGGGCTGGCCAAGGTCGACGACCTGACCTTCACCGTGACGCTGACCGCGCCGTACGTCGACTTCAAGACGATGCTCGGCTACACCGCGTTCTACCCGCTGCCGGCCGCCGCGTTCGCCTCCGAGGGCGTCATCGCGGACGGCTTCGAGGAAGCGCCGATCGGCAACGGCGCGTTCAAGATGAACGGCACCTGGCAGCACGACGCCAAGATCGAGGTCGCGGTCTTCGACGCGCACCCGGGCGAGAAGCCGAAGATCGCGGGCGTCGAATTCCGGATCTACCAGCAGCTCACCGCGGCGTACGCGGACGTGATGTCGGACAACCTGGACGTGCTCCGGACGATCCCGACCGAGAACATCACCACCGCGCCGACCGACCTGGGTGACCGCTACGCGACCAGCCCGGCATCGACGTTCCAGTTCCTGGCGTTCCCGACGTTCCAGGAGGACTACTCGAAGCCCGAGGTCCGCAAGGCGATCTCCATGGCGATCGACCGCGACGCGATCATCAAGTCGGTCTTCAAGAACTCCCAGCAGTCCGCCCGCTCCTTCGTCTCGCCGGTGGTGGGCGGTTACCGCGAGGACACCTGCGGCGCGTCCTGCCAGTTCAACGCGGCGAGCGCGAAGACGGCGTACACCGCGGCCGGCGGCCCGGCGACGATCAAGATCTCGTACAACGGCGACGGCGGCCACAAGGACTGGGTCGACGCCACCTGCAACCAGCTCAAGACCAACCTCGGTGTCGCGTGCACCGGCGTGGCCGAGGCGAAGTTCGCCGACCTGCTGAGCAAGGTCGAGAAGAAGCAGGACGTCGGCATGTTCCGGATGGGCTGGGTCATGGACTACCCGTCCATGGAGAACTACCTCGGCCCGATCTACACGACCAAGGGCTCCTCGAACTACTACGGGTACAGCAACCCGGCGTTCGACGCGCTGGTCACCGAGGGCACCAAGGCGGCGGACGAGGAGGCGGCCATCGCCAAGTACCAGGCGGCCGAGGACCTCCTCGCGAACGACATGCCGGTGATCCCGCTGCGCTTCGGCCAGAACAACTTCGGCTACTCGACGAAGGTCCGGAACGTGGACATCGACCTGTTCCAGCGGATCGACCTGCACAAGATCGAAGCGGTCAGCTGA
- the mdh gene encoding malate dehydrogenase: MGKKVTVVGAGFYGSTTAQRLAEYDIFETVVLTDIVEGKPEGLALDMNQSRAVEGFETKVVGQTTGKGGEGYEAIAGSDVVVITAGLPRKPGMSRMDLLEVNAGIVRGVAENVAKHAPNAVIIVVSNPLDEMTALAQIATNFPKNRVLGQAGMLDTARFTNNVAEELGVKVSSVKTLTLGSHGDTMVPVPSRCTVDGKPLADLLPAEKIEELVVRTRNGGAEVVALLKTGSAYYAPSAAAARMAKAVAEDSGAVMPVCAWVDGEFGISGVYLGVEAEIGAEGVRKVVETTLTDAELADLKTAAEAVRSKQADVASL; encoded by the coding sequence ATGGGCAAGAAGGTCACCGTCGTCGGCGCCGGGTTCTACGGTTCGACGACCGCGCAACGTCTCGCCGAGTACGACATCTTCGAGACCGTCGTCCTCACCGACATCGTCGAGGGCAAGCCGGAGGGCCTCGCGCTGGACATGAACCAGTCCCGCGCGGTCGAGGGCTTCGAGACGAAGGTCGTCGGTCAGACCACCGGCAAGGGCGGCGAGGGCTACGAGGCCATCGCGGGCTCCGACGTCGTCGTGATCACCGCCGGCCTGCCGCGCAAGCCCGGCATGAGCCGGATGGACCTGCTCGAGGTGAACGCCGGCATCGTCCGCGGCGTCGCGGAGAACGTCGCGAAGCACGCGCCGAACGCCGTGATCATCGTGGTCTCCAACCCGCTCGACGAGATGACCGCGCTCGCCCAGATCGCCACGAACTTCCCGAAGAACCGGGTGCTCGGCCAGGCCGGCATGCTGGACACCGCGCGCTTCACCAACAACGTGGCCGAGGAACTCGGCGTCAAGGTGAGCAGCGTCAAGACGCTCACGCTCGGCTCGCACGGCGACACCATGGTCCCGGTCCCGTCCCGCTGCACGGTCGACGGCAAGCCGCTGGCCGACCTGCTCCCGGCCGAGAAGATCGAGGAGCTCGTCGTCCGCACCCGCAACGGCGGCGCCGAGGTGGTCGCGCTGCTCAAGACCGGCTCGGCGTACTACGCGCCGTCCGCCGCCGCCGCCCGGATGGCCAAGGCGGTCGCCGAGGACTCCGGCGCGGTCATGCCGGTCTGCGCCTGGGTCGACGGCGAGTTCGGCATTTCCGGCGTCTACCTCGGCGTCGAGGCCGAGATCGGCGCCGAGGGCGTCAGGAAGGTCGTCGAGACCACGCTCACCGACGCCGAGCTGGCCGACCTCAAGACCGCCGCCGAGGCCGTCCGCTCCAAGCAGGCCGACGTCGCCAGCCTGTGA
- a CDS encoding alkaline phosphatase D family protein, with translation MSLPFAFPVRRRRLVASAAAGLIAGPVLLRPEGGFAHVKTGVEEALPAGLFTLGVASGDPLPDGVVIWTRLAPDPLNGGGMPDRPVPVAWEVAEDAAFRRVRRRGLAFAEPALGHSVHVDVRGLRAGADYHYRFRAGTEISPAGRTRTAPAAHAWPERLRFAFASCQDYQAGRYTAYRHLVGEDLDFVAFLGDYIYEGAPNPNAFRQHDGAGEPYSLIEYRNRHARYKSDPDLQAAHAAYPWVVTLDDHEIDNNWADEVPQDPALQTPEAFRARRIAAFQAYYEHMPLRRGSVPRGLDMQLYRRLRFGNLASLHVLDTRQYRSDQPGSLAAAQDPALSMTGPAQEEWLVRGLGTSGTRWNLLANQVMWAQNDRRAGPEAVFDFDNWDGYRVQRRRMLEFFGSGRVANPVVLTGDRHCTWVCDLRPDFDDPASPVVGAELTGTSISSGGNPDTMAFHATYDPIMAESPHWKYIDNRRGYVVCDVTAREMRSRLRVVENIWTDESPIHTAAEFVTEAGRPGVQVVSQEASPTARARTYSGPIYDVHDDQDAFPLRA, from the coding sequence ATGTCGCTACCTTTCGCGTTCCCCGTCCGCCGGCGCCGCCTGGTCGCATCCGCGGCCGCCGGCCTGATCGCCGGTCCGGTGCTGCTGCGTCCCGAGGGAGGATTCGCACACGTCAAGACCGGCGTCGAAGAGGCGCTACCGGCCGGGCTGTTCACGCTCGGCGTGGCGTCCGGTGACCCGCTGCCGGACGGCGTGGTCATCTGGACCCGGCTCGCGCCCGATCCGCTGAACGGCGGCGGGATGCCGGACCGCCCGGTGCCGGTCGCCTGGGAGGTGGCCGAGGACGCCGCGTTCCGCCGGGTACGCCGCCGCGGCCTCGCGTTCGCCGAACCGGCGCTCGGGCACTCGGTGCACGTGGACGTGCGCGGCCTGCGCGCGGGCGCGGACTACCACTACCGGTTCCGCGCGGGTACGGAGATCTCGCCGGCCGGGCGCACCCGCACCGCGCCGGCCGCGCACGCGTGGCCGGAGCGGCTCCGGTTCGCGTTCGCCAGCTGCCAGGACTACCAGGCCGGGCGGTACACGGCGTATCGGCACCTGGTCGGCGAGGACCTGGACTTCGTGGCGTTCCTCGGCGACTACATCTACGAGGGTGCGCCGAACCCGAACGCGTTCCGGCAACACGACGGGGCCGGCGAGCCGTACTCGCTGATCGAGTACCGGAACCGGCACGCGCGCTACAAGAGCGACCCGGACCTGCAGGCGGCGCACGCGGCGTACCCGTGGGTCGTGACGCTCGACGACCACGAGATCGACAACAACTGGGCGGACGAGGTGCCGCAGGACCCGGCGCTGCAGACGCCGGAGGCGTTCCGGGCGCGGCGGATCGCGGCGTTCCAGGCGTACTACGAGCACATGCCGCTGCGCCGCGGCTCGGTGCCGCGTGGGCTGGACATGCAGCTCTACCGGCGGCTCCGGTTCGGCAACCTGGCCAGCCTGCACGTGCTCGACACCCGGCAGTACCGCAGCGACCAGCCCGGCAGCCTGGCGGCGGCGCAGGACCCGGCACTGTCGATGACCGGGCCCGCGCAGGAGGAGTGGCTGGTGCGCGGGCTCGGCACCTCCGGCACCCGGTGGAACCTGCTGGCCAACCAGGTGATGTGGGCACAGAACGACCGGCGGGCCGGGCCGGAGGCGGTCTTCGACTTCGACAACTGGGACGGCTACCGCGTGCAGCGGCGGCGGATGCTGGAGTTCTTCGGCTCCGGGCGGGTGGCGAACCCGGTCGTGCTGACCGGCGACCGGCACTGCACATGGGTCTGCGACCTGCGGCCGGACTTCGACGACCCGGCGTCACCGGTGGTCGGCGCGGAGCTCACCGGCACCTCGATCAGCTCCGGCGGCAACCCGGACACGATGGCGTTCCACGCCACCTACGACCCGATCATGGCGGAGAGCCCGCACTGGAAATACATCGACAACCGCCGGGGGTACGTCGTGTGCGACGTGACGGCCCGCGAGATGCGCTCGCGCCTGCGGGTCGTGGAGAACATCTGGACCGACGAGAGCCCGATCCACACGGCCGCGGAGTTCGTCACCGAGGCGGGTCGCCCGGGCGTCCAGGTCGTGTCGCAGGAGGCGTCACCGACGGCCCGCGCCCGCACCTACTCCGGCCCCATCTACGACGTCCACGACGACCAGGACGCCTTCCCGCTCCGCGCCTGA
- a CDS encoding NADP-dependent isocitrate dehydrogenase yields the protein MAKIKVNKPVVELDGDEMTRIIWKQIREQLILPYLDVELEYYDLSVEKRDETNDQITIDAANAIKTHGVGVKCATITPDEARVEEFGLKKMWRSPNGTIRNILGGVVFREPIIMSNVPRLVPGWTKPIIIGRHAHGDQYKATDFVAPGPGTMTVTFTPDDGSAPMEFEVAKFPGGGVGMAMYNYDDSIRDFARASFRYGLSRDYPVYLSTKNTILKAYDGRFKDLFAEVFEAEFAGEFAKAGITYEHRLIDDMVAAALKWEGGFVWAAKNYDGDVQSDTVAQGFGSLGLMTSVLMTPDGQTVEAEAAHGTVTRHYRQWQKGEKTSTNPIASIFAWTRGLAHRGKLDGTPAVTEFADTLEQVIIDTVQGGQMTKDLAALIGRDAPWQTTDEFMATLDQNLAKRLGA from the coding sequence ATGGCGAAGATCAAGGTAAACAAGCCGGTCGTGGAGCTCGACGGCGACGAGATGACGCGGATCATCTGGAAGCAGATCCGTGAGCAGCTGATCCTGCCGTACCTCGACGTCGAGCTGGAGTACTACGACCTGTCCGTCGAGAAGCGCGACGAGACGAACGACCAGATCACCATCGACGCGGCGAACGCCATCAAGACGCACGGCGTCGGCGTCAAGTGCGCGACCATCACGCCGGACGAGGCGCGGGTCGAGGAGTTCGGCCTGAAGAAGATGTGGCGGTCGCCGAACGGCACGATCCGCAACATCCTCGGCGGCGTGGTCTTCCGCGAGCCGATCATCATGTCCAACGTGCCGCGCCTGGTGCCGGGCTGGACCAAGCCGATCATCATTGGCCGGCACGCCCACGGCGACCAGTACAAGGCGACCGACTTCGTCGCGCCCGGCCCGGGCACGATGACCGTCACGTTCACGCCGGACGACGGCTCCGCACCGATGGAGTTCGAGGTCGCCAAGTTTCCCGGCGGCGGCGTCGGCATGGCGATGTACAACTACGACGACTCGATCCGGGACTTCGCGCGGGCCTCCTTCCGCTATGGCCTGTCCCGCGACTACCCGGTCTACCTGTCGACCAAGAACACGATCCTGAAGGCGTACGACGGCCGCTTCAAGGACCTGTTCGCCGAGGTCTTCGAGGCCGAGTTCGCCGGCGAGTTCGCCAAGGCCGGCATCACCTACGAGCACCGGCTGATCGACGACATGGTCGCGGCCGCGCTGAAGTGGGAGGGCGGCTTCGTCTGGGCCGCCAAGAACTACGACGGTGACGTGCAGTCCGACACCGTGGCGCAGGGCTTCGGCTCGCTGGGCCTGATGACCTCCGTGCTGATGACGCCGGACGGCCAGACCGTCGAGGCCGAGGCCGCGCACGGCACGGTCACCCGGCACTACCGGCAGTGGCAGAAGGGCGAGAAGACCAGCACCAACCCGATCGCCTCGATCTTCGCCTGGACCCGGGGCCTGGCGCACCGCGGCAAGCTGGACGGCACCCCGGCCGTCACCGAGTTCGCGGACACGCTGGAGCAGGTCATCATCGACACCGTCCAGGGCGGTCAGATGACCAAGGACCTGGCCGCGCTGATCGGCCGCGACGCGCCGTGGCAGACCACGGACGAGTTCATGGCCACGCTCGACCAGAACCTGGCCAAGCGCCTCGGCGCCTGA
- the galT gene encoding galactose-1-phosphate uridylyltransferase produces the protein MKRTPITLADGRELIYFDENDDAVRETVDRRELPPPPAASQLRYDPLTDEWVAVAAHRQTRTFLPPANECPLDPSTDAFQTEIPGDYDVVVFENRFPSFSARTVDSPGDSITDLVPIKPGFGRCEVVCFTSDHHTAFTALPPSRVRLVVDAWADRTAELSQVEGIEQVFCFENRGVEIGVTLHHPHGQIYAYPFLPPRTVAMQSAARRHHEATGRNLYADVLAAEIKAGDRVVASNEFWTAYVPAAARWPFEVHLAPHRQVADIPALTSDERDAFATIYLEILRRFDGLFDGPMPYISAWHQAPVNSGRELGYLHLQLFSIRRAPGKLKYLAGSESAMGVFINDVTPEQATTMLRDVAL, from the coding sequence ATGAAGCGCACCCCGATCACGCTGGCGGACGGCCGCGAGCTGATCTACTTCGACGAGAACGACGACGCGGTCCGGGAGACGGTGGACCGGCGCGAACTGCCCCCGCCGCCGGCCGCGTCCCAGCTGCGGTACGACCCGTTGACCGACGAGTGGGTGGCGGTCGCGGCGCACCGGCAGACCCGCACGTTCCTGCCCCCGGCGAACGAGTGCCCGCTGGACCCGTCGACGGACGCGTTCCAGACCGAGATACCGGGCGACTACGACGTGGTCGTCTTCGAGAACCGGTTCCCGTCGTTCAGCGCGCGGACCGTGGACTCACCCGGCGACTCGATCACCGACCTGGTGCCGATCAAGCCGGGCTTCGGGCGGTGCGAGGTCGTCTGCTTCACCTCGGACCACCACACCGCGTTCACCGCGCTGCCGCCGTCGCGGGTGCGCCTGGTCGTGGACGCGTGGGCGGACCGGACCGCGGAGCTGTCCCAGGTCGAGGGGATCGAGCAGGTCTTCTGCTTCGAGAACCGGGGCGTGGAGATCGGCGTGACGCTGCACCACCCGCACGGGCAGATCTACGCGTACCCGTTCCTGCCGCCGAGGACCGTGGCGATGCAGTCGGCGGCGCGCAGGCACCACGAGGCGACCGGGCGGAACCTCTACGCGGACGTGCTGGCCGCGGAGATCAAGGCCGGCGACCGGGTGGTCGCGTCGAACGAGTTCTGGACCGCGTACGTGCCGGCCGCGGCGCGCTGGCCGTTCGAGGTGCACCTGGCCCCGCACCGGCAGGTCGCGGACATCCCGGCGCTGACCTCGGACGAGCGGGACGCGTTCGCCACCATCTACCTGGAGATCCTGCGGCGCTTCGACGGGCTGTTCGACGGGCCGATGCCGTACATCTCGGCGTGGCACCAGGCGCCGGTCAACTCCGGTCGCGAGCTGGGCTACCTGCACCTGCAGCTGTTCAGCATCCGGCGCGCGCCGGGCAAGCTGAAGTACCTCGCCGGGTCCGAGTCCGCGATGGGCGTCTTCATCAACGACGTGACGCCGGAGCAGGCCACGACCATGCTGCGCGACGTGGCCCTGTAG
- a CDS encoding DeoR/GlpR family DNA-binding transcription regulator — translation MLAQQRQAAILERVRTAGGARVSELAAEFGVSDMTIRRDLDLLSDRGLLAKVHGGATPGLPGSAHEPGFAAKSAQQQREKALIAAEAATLVGPGTAIALSAGTTTVELASRLVDVPGLTVVTNSIPVADVFYRGGRPDSTVVLTGGVRTPSDALVGPVAVAAIRSLHLDLVFLGVHGMSERAGLTTPNLTESETNRALVEAAERLVVLADSTKWDTVGISSFAALGETHTLITDAGLPDLARTVLADYVTDLRLVEP, via the coding sequence ATGCTGGCGCAGCAGCGGCAGGCAGCGATCCTGGAACGGGTCCGCACCGCGGGCGGCGCCCGGGTCAGCGAGCTGGCCGCCGAGTTCGGCGTCTCCGACATGACCATCCGCCGCGACCTGGACCTGCTCTCCGACCGCGGCCTGCTGGCCAAGGTGCACGGCGGCGCCACGCCCGGCCTGCCCGGCTCCGCGCACGAGCCCGGCTTCGCCGCGAAGTCCGCGCAGCAGCAGCGGGAGAAGGCGCTGATCGCGGCGGAGGCGGCGACGCTGGTCGGGCCCGGCACCGCGATCGCCCTGTCGGCCGGGACCACCACGGTCGAGCTGGCCAGCCGGCTGGTCGACGTGCCCGGCCTGACCGTGGTGACGAACTCGATCCCCGTCGCGGACGTGTTCTACCGCGGCGGCCGGCCGGACTCGACCGTGGTGCTCACCGGCGGCGTGCGCACGCCGTCGGACGCGCTGGTCGGCCCGGTCGCGGTGGCCGCGATCCGCTCGCTGCACCTGGACCTGGTCTTCCTGGGCGTGCACGGGATGAGCGAGCGCGCCGGGCTCACCACGCCGAACCTGACCGAGTCGGAGACCAACCGCGCGCTGGTCGAGGCCGCCGAGCGGCTGGTCGTGCTGGCCGACAGCACGAAGTGGGACACGGTCGGCATCTCGTCCTTCGCCGCGCTCGGCGAGACACACACTCTGATCACCGACGCCGGTCTCCCCGACCTGGCGCGGACCGTACTCGCAGATTACGTAACGGACCTACGACTGGTGGAACCATGA
- a CDS encoding beta-galactosidase, producing MTSRLAPRVNGLGYGGDYNPEQWPESVWAEDVALMREAGVTVVSLGIFAWAWLEPSDGRYEFARLDRLMDMLHDGGIAVDLATATASPPAWFSATHPEAMVVDADGRTLTYGSRQAFCPSSPAYRQKALDLVMKLAERYGNHPALAMWHVHNEYACHNPHCYCETSADAFRDWLRARYGDLDALNAAWGTAFWSQTYTEWTQVQPPRTTVTSSNPTQSLDFRRFSSDAHLANFTAERDALTAITPDVPITTNLMTSSCYTLDYWQWAREMPVISNDHYVLAESPIPPAAQTAYAADATRGLAGGGSWLLMEHSTSAVNWQPRNLAKAPGALLRESLGNVARGSEGAMFFQWRASRAGSEKWHSAMLPHAGTGSKVWREVVELGAALGRLAEVEGARVVAHVAILLDYPSGWAQEAPNQPSIDMRAFDEVKRWHAALWRAGVTADLVHPAADLSGYHAVLAPSLYLVDDDAIANLTAYTGTLIIGPYSGLADRNDHVRPAPLPGAFHDLLGVRVEEHFPLPAGATVALDDGTSAEVWTEQLSLAGADAIASYLDGPVAGSPAITRNGDVWYLSTRLADDALQALLATVAPATHHVPAQVETVRRRHEDGRSYLFLLNHGDGPATVDARGTDLLTGTAWTGPAEVPGRGVVVLREA from the coding sequence GTGACGAGCCGGCTGGCACCCAGAGTGAACGGACTCGGCTACGGCGGGGACTACAACCCCGAGCAGTGGCCGGAGAGCGTCTGGGCGGAGGACGTCGCACTGATGCGCGAGGCCGGCGTCACCGTGGTCAGCCTGGGCATCTTCGCCTGGGCGTGGCTGGAGCCGTCCGACGGGCGGTACGAGTTCGCCCGCCTCGACCGTCTGATGGACATGCTGCACGACGGAGGCATCGCCGTCGACCTCGCCACCGCCACCGCGTCGCCGCCGGCCTGGTTCTCCGCCACGCACCCGGAGGCGATGGTGGTCGACGCGGACGGCCGCACGCTCACCTACGGCAGCCGGCAGGCCTTCTGCCCGAGTTCCCCGGCGTACCGGCAGAAGGCTCTTGATCTTGTAATGAAGCTGGCCGAGCGCTACGGGAACCATCCGGCGCTGGCCATGTGGCACGTGCACAACGAGTACGCGTGCCACAACCCGCACTGCTACTGCGAGACCTCGGCCGACGCGTTCCGTGACTGGCTGCGCGCCCGCTACGGCGACCTGGACGCGCTGAACGCGGCCTGGGGCACCGCGTTCTGGTCGCAGACCTACACCGAGTGGACCCAGGTGCAGCCGCCGCGCACCACCGTCACCTCGTCGAACCCGACGCAGTCGCTCGACTTCAGGCGCTTCTCCTCGGACGCGCACCTGGCCAACTTCACGGCCGAGCGGGACGCGCTGACCGCGATCACGCCGGACGTGCCGATCACCACGAACCTGATGACGTCCAGCTGCTACACGCTGGACTACTGGCAGTGGGCGCGCGAGATGCCGGTGATCTCCAACGACCACTACGTGCTGGCGGAGAGCCCGATTCCGCCGGCCGCGCAGACCGCCTATGCGGCGGATGCCACGCGTGGCCTGGCCGGTGGCGGGTCGTGGCTGTTGATGGAGCACTCCACCAGCGCGGTCAACTGGCAGCCACGCAACCTGGCCAAGGCGCCGGGCGCGCTGCTGCGGGAGAGCCTGGGCAACGTGGCGCGCGGCTCCGAGGGCGCGATGTTCTTCCAGTGGCGGGCCAGCCGGGCCGGCTCGGAGAAGTGGCACTCCGCGATGCTGCCGCACGCCGGCACCGGGTCGAAGGTGTGGCGCGAGGTGGTCGAGCTGGGCGCCGCGCTGGGCCGGCTGGCCGAGGTCGAGGGTGCTCGCGTGGTGGCGCACGTGGCGATCCTGCTCGACTACCCGTCCGGCTGGGCGCAGGAGGCGCCGAACCAGCCGAGCATCGACATGCGCGCGTTCGACGAGGTCAAGCGCTGGCACGCGGCACTCTGGCGGGCCGGCGTCACGGCCGATCTCGTGCACCCGGCCGCGGACCTCAGCGGTTACCACGCGGTGCTGGCCCCGTCGCTCTACCTGGTCGACGACGACGCGATCGCGAACCTCACGGCATACACCGGCACTCTGATCATCGGGCCCTACAGCGGGCTCGCGGATCGCAACGATCACGTCCGCCCGGCACCGCTGCCAGGAGCATTTCACGACCTTCTGGGGGTACGGGTGGAGGAGCACTTCCCGCTGCCGGCCGGCGCGACCGTGGCGCTGGACGACGGCACCTCGGCTGAGGTCTGGACCGAGCAGCTGTCTCTGGCGGGGGCGGACGCGATCGCCTCCTACCTGGACGGCCCGGTCGCGGGCTCGCCGGCGATCACCCGGAACGGCGACGTCTGGTACCTGAGCACCCGGCTGGCCGACGACGCGCTGCAGGCGCTGCTCGCGACCGTCGCCCCGGCCACGCATCACGTCCCGGCGCAGGTCGAGACCGTGCGCCGCCGGCACGAGGACGGGCGTTCCTATCTCTTCCTGCTCAACCACGGCGACGGCCCGGCCACGGTCGACGCGCGCGGCACCGACCTGCTGACCGGCACCGCGTGGACCGGCCCGGCCGAGGTGCCCGGCCGCGGCGTCGTCGTGCTCCGGGAGGCGTGA
- a CDS encoding glycosyltransferase family A protein has product MTSWPTVGVVIPTRSRPELVRKAVDSVRAQDYPGKIRIIVVFDGTEPDFSLAAPGGPPVLMLANWRTPGLAGTRNTGITALDTELVAFLDDDDQWLPSKLRKQVAALLTEPQAEFVTCGMQVEFDGRLNPRLAGRDRVTVQELARSRMAMLHSSSFLIRREALIGKHGFGLVAEDAPGSQNEDWDLLLRAARRSPIVHVDEPLVRVLWGRSSHYAYEYGTKISSLRWMMARHPEIAGCAPGAARVYGQLACWSAATGNRPAAWRWTKEAVRANWREPRAAIALAAMTGAVKVENVLATLHRHGRGI; this is encoded by the coding sequence GTGACCAGCTGGCCCACGGTCGGCGTGGTGATCCCGACCCGCAGTCGCCCCGAGCTGGTGCGCAAGGCCGTTGACTCGGTCCGCGCCCAGGACTACCCCGGCAAGATCCGGATCATCGTGGTGTTCGACGGCACCGAGCCGGACTTCTCGCTGGCCGCGCCGGGTGGACCGCCGGTGCTGATGCTGGCGAACTGGCGTACCCCCGGGCTGGCCGGCACCCGCAACACCGGCATCACCGCGCTGGACACCGAGCTGGTCGCGTTCCTGGACGACGACGACCAGTGGCTGCCGTCGAAGCTGCGCAAGCAGGTCGCGGCGCTGCTCACCGAGCCGCAGGCGGAGTTCGTCACGTGCGGCATGCAGGTCGAGTTCGACGGGCGGCTGAACCCGCGGCTGGCCGGGCGGGACCGGGTGACCGTGCAGGAGCTGGCCCGATCCCGGATGGCGATGCTGCACTCGTCGAGCTTCCTGATCCGCCGCGAGGCGCTGATCGGCAAGCACGGTTTCGGGCTGGTCGCGGAGGACGCGCCGGGCAGCCAGAACGAGGATTGGGACCTGCTGCTGCGCGCGGCCCGCCGCTCGCCGATCGTGCACGTGGACGAGCCGCTGGTCCGGGTGCTGTGGGGACGCAGCTCGCACTACGCCTACGAGTACGGCACGAAGATCTCGTCGCTGCGCTGGATGATGGCGCGGCACCCGGAGATCGCCGGCTGCGCACCCGGCGCGGCCCGCGTCTACGGTCAGCTCGCCTGCTGGTCGGCCGCGACCGGCAACAGGCCGGCCGCCTGGCGCTGGACGAAGGAGGCGGTCCGGGCGAACTGGCGCGAACCGCGCGCCGCCATCGCGCTGGCCGCGATGACCGGCGCGGTCAAGGTCGAGAACGTGCTGGCCACGCTGCACCGCCACGGCCGGGGTATTTAA